The sequence TTAAACACAACTTCAGACAAGGTCATGCTAATGTGAAAAAAATTATACTTAAATGTTAATTGCCTGTAAATGTTGATGCTCCATGGCATGTCAAGCAATTCAGACATGGTCGTTTCTTTTGATGGTTCATCAGGTTATCATGTAGTTAGTTTGAATATGAATTTTATGTTATGTGAAAGGAAGTTTGGGACCTCATGGCTTGTTGTTGCTTAAGGCAGGTTGGGGAAGATGTGGTGGCTGAATTGACTAGGGCCATAGAAAGACAAGGTCTTGATATGCGAGTATCAGCTTTGGTATGCTCCTCTTCGCATTTCCCATCTTCCAGTTCAAAACATAATTTTATCCATAAATGTTaattaatgataatttttttaatggaTTCAATTATCTGGATGAGATGGACATATATATCTATGATGTAGATTAATGATACCGTTGGAACATTAGCTGGGGGGAGATATCATGATAATGATGTAGTTGCTGCCGTGATATTGGGCACCGGCACAAATGCAGCCTATGTAGAGCGTGCCCACGCAATACCTAAGTGGCACGGTCTCTTGCCAAAATCAGGAGAGATGGTAAGAAACCCTATTcttatttctaatattttttttccaaCTTCCTGGTTTATGCCTGTTGCCAAAGCTTGTTGACATCGTATAAATTGTTAGTGAATTGTATTGTTATTTAGGTTATCAACATGGAGTGGGGAAACTTTAGGTCATCCCATCTTCCTTTAACAGACTATGATCAAGCATTAGATAATGAGAGTTTGAACCCTAGTGAACAGGTGATGTATACATGGCTAGACATCTTTTCATCGTGAACATCTGTGGGGATGCTATATATTCAAATAGTTTGTCATGACAGATTTTTGAAAAGTTGATCTCTGGAATGTACCTGGGAGAAATTTTACGACGAGTCCTTTTGCGGCTGGCTAAGGAAGCTTCCCTTTTCGGAGACAGTGTTCCTCCAAAACTTGAAATTCCGTTCATGCTACGGTAAGTTTCAAACTGCTTTCACagaaatagtatttttattttgcatACAGATCTGGTTAATTTATTCTGGAGGTTAATGTACTACAATTGATTGACCATGTAATTATTCTCAACATTTTTGTTGCTGGAACCGAAAAAAATTATCGTGTCAAGTTCCTTCAAGGATTATATGAACTAAGTGAGTGATCGAATATTCTAAAAAATTAACAACTCCTCCAGATTGGTTTGTTCTATTCTAGGCCTATCTCATTACAAGGTGCCGTCAGGGCCCTGATTTGTAAGGATTAATCACTCAGTAGAACTGAAAATTTGGAATATATTAACTCTTCCTAATTTAtgtaattttatttcttttcatgATTATTATATCGGTGGAGGCTTTCttacaatttatcatatttcggGTATCCTGTCGCCCTCTGTTTTTTCATCTCCCAGCCTCCAATAGCAGACATCAAACTGCTCTTCTTACCAACAAAATCCTTACTAACTTGTCTTGTAGATTGTGGCACTTTTATATTTTGTTTGAGAATATTAAGTTGCTAGTTGAAATGAtttattcttccttctttttttaatctttcaacatgatagaataaaaaaaaaaccttaactGACTTGGGGAGTGAATGAAATGGAAGATAAAACTAGAACTTGAAGCTATGTTTCTCATACACCGATTTTGAAATATCAAGTGTTTTGGTGTCCAATGAATATATAGCATGAATTCATTCGAAAATTTCATTGATCTTCCTGGACAGAGGATCATAGTTGAATTTGTGATGATCAGCAGCTTGACACCATTATTCTCGAGCCTGAATTGGATGTATCTATGTTTCTCTTCCAGATTATTGCAACTCAGTGTTCATTCTAACACAAACTATCCAATGTGAGATTTGCAGGACTCCAGTCATGTCAGCCATGCATCACGACACCTcgcctgatcttaaagttgttgGTGCCAAACTGAAGGACCTCCTGGGGGTATGATTCTTCTCTTCATCCTTGACTGACATGGTTGATGTCTGATGCCTCTCAACCTCGAGCACTGTCTGCTTCTGCTCCAATTCCAGATCCCCAACACCTCTCTCAAAGCAAGAAAAGTGGTGGTCCAGATCTGCGACATCGTCGCCAGGCGTGGCGCTCGCTTGGCCGCCGCTGGTGTAGCCGGCATCCTGAAGAAGGTCGGGCGAGACACGGCGGTGAAGGGCGGAGAGAGCGTGCCAAGGACGGTCGTCGCCATGGATGGTGGACTCTACGAGCATTACACCATATTCCGCGAGTGCTTGCAGGCCACCTTCGAGGAGATGCTCGGAGCCGAGGCCGCAGCTTCTGTCGTCATCAAGCTAGCAAATGACGGATCGGGCATCGGCGCCGCCCTCCTCGCAGCTTCTCACTCTCAGTATCGAGAACTCGAACAGTCCTGAAGGCGGCGTCTAATAAGAAGAGCTCAATAAACCCATATCAACCTCGACGTCCTCTGGTTtccatggaggaggaggaggaggaggaggagtaggagGAGGACTTCTTCCGTCTTAATTCATGTCCGCTGCTGCGGTAGCATATGATAGCTGAGGAAACGACGAGGCAGTCGCCTCAGAGAAGGAAGAACAGCAGAATCTCTGCAAACCTTCCCTGCGTTGTTGGCATCTCATATGTCTTCTTTTTCTTGCTCTCCTTTTTGCTGCTGTCACTCGATCATTGACGAATAAATGGAGGGGATTCGAGAACTCCTTTCGAAGACACATCACTTGGAAACCTTCCAGTTGCGGAATCACGCCATGGACGTCCTCGTTGAGCTCTCCTTGCAGGAGCCCATTGACTGTGCCCTGCGTGGCTTCATTAGGTGGAAAAGTATGCGGTAGTTAGTTTATATTATCTAATCGTTTATGACTCGCTgttaatttcatatttttaatctaaTAATTCCTTGTTGATTAATATTTTCTTcttataatttcatatttttaacattaattaaatatttaatactattacattaatttattattcttattaatTTAATGATTTGATATTTTGTCATCATTTATTTAATTCTAACGTTGCAATTTAATATTTCTCTATAAATTATTTGTAATTTAATGTGGAATTACAATTCAAAATCCCTATTTGGTAATTTTATATTGTCATGTTCTCATAATCAACGATCGGAATTTCCATGCTTAAATTGGGAATTATAATtcctaataatttaatatttcatAAACTAAGCCTTTTAACAGACAGGGCCTCAGAAAGCTGGGCCTGAGACGTGGGCCGGCTCGTACGTGAGGTGCAGAAGCGGCATTCATCGGTGGGATATTTCACCGAGCAATTCTCGTGCGTCCGGTGGCTTCCTGCTGCGAAAGATGGAGACGCGGAACTTGCTGATGATCCTAGATGGGTTAGATCAAGAACAAGGGGTTTCTGGAATCTCAATAACAAGGGGTTTCTGGAATCACAGCGTAGGCCAAGGAAAGAGGCCGAGTAGCAGGAGAGTTGGGGCGGGCAGACATGGGGGAAAGGCGATCGAATCGTCAGTGCTAAAGGTGGTCGGCCGAGGCGTTTATGGTGTGCGGTTTTGCAGCATTGATGGTGGAAAGAAGGAAAATTCATGTTCCAAGTGTAGAAACATCAGAAAGCAGTGGAAAACAATCTTGAAGATGGCGGAGAAGGTAGGATTGATGGTCATAGAAGCATGATCAAGATATGGTAATCGAAAACTGACCTCATCAAGGATTGGTTCTTGATGCTTCTCCGTTGGAGATGGTGAACCGTGTCATGGCAGAGGGTCAAAGAGCCACTCTGTGGGTGGCTTTTGATGAGGTAAGAGACCCTCAAAACTTAGTAGCCCTAATTAGGTCAGCAGCCTATTCCGTTGCAGCAGAAGGGTTGATCCTAGGGAGGCCCTGTTTAATTGTTTGAGCTTCTGTCTTGTAAGAACATGATGCAGTTCTTATCATCAGCTGCAAATGGTTGGCGAGTTCTTGAGGTATCAGTCTTGTCAGAAGCTGTCAAATTGAGTTATATCGAAGCAGATTTTGATACGAGGACATTTTGCATGTTTGAACATGCTCTTTAGATTGTCTCAGTTATCTAACTTTGCATCATTTATCATTGTGGAAGCTTGCTGATTTATACGTATCTTTGTAAAAGGGACTTGCATTCTTCAGAGGTTCAGATTCTGAATTACTTTAGaagaacccttttttttttttttcaatgcaaCATGTTTCACAAAATTTTTCTTACATTGTTTTGGTGGTTTTATATGaactcttatcatgttgcattttcACTTATAATGTGTTCTCCCTCTGGAGATCTTTTGGAGCTTTAATCAGTATGCTTTGGTCTAGGATGTTTGGTTTGCTTGGTTGGAGACTAATTGTAATATCTAGGTTCTAAATTTACCTCTGTCCAAACATATATTAACTATCTCTTACTTTTGGTTGAACTTGTCCTAATATTAGTTATTTGCTGGTAATCTTTTTAATATACTATGAATGTTGTTTTGGTAAGCTATTTTGTTAATCTTGGAGAAGTGATTTGGCATcatctttttttcttccttttgttgcaccttaaaatgaaacacagacTTTAACATGTTACAGTTTGACAATTTCAATTCCCTGCATTATTTGCTTTCAGGCTGCCAGTTGACACTAACCTACTGAAACAAAGAATATCACTTTTGTTATTTCATGAATCCTCCTTTCATCAGACCTTAACCATGGAAATAACCCATAAAATTTCCTTTCTCTTTGCGTTCCCTCATTGTTATATATTTTCTGCAGTTTTAGATGATCACATTTGGTTCGAAGTACTTGGAGAATTGCAATTCTCAACAAGTGGTATGTCTACTCCAATCTCATATGTGGCAAAGAAATCATAACATAGATCTGATGTGAAAGACCGACAAATAAAATGTGTTCTTCATGTTCGTCATGCCTGCATGGGTGAATCTTTTTGGCTTCTGTTGTTCTACTTCTATCTGTAGTTCTTACATGCTAAATGTTTGTAGGACATTTTGTACTATTTTCTAGGCCATTTTGTTCCTCCTTTTTCTCGCCCCATTCTGCATTTTGACTACAATGTGAAATGACTACTGTTCACCTTAAATTCACATATAATTTCATTTTAGAATAACTAGCTTTTAGTATCTGGATA comes from Musa acuminata AAA Group cultivar baxijiao chromosome BXJ3-3, Cavendish_Baxijiao_AAA, whole genome shotgun sequence and encodes:
- the LOC135633117 gene encoding hexokinase-2-like, translated to MGKAAVTTAVVCAAAACAVAALVVRYRMRSSGRWARVAALLKELEERCATPVGKLRQVADAMAVEMHAGLASEGGSKLKMLISYVNNLPTGEETGLFYALDLGGTNFRVLRVQLGGKERHVLKQEFEEVSIPPLLMVGGSDELFDFIASALAKFVASEGEDFHLPVGRQREIGFTFSFPVRQTSIASGTLIKWTKGFNIDETVGEDVVAELTRAIERQGLDMRVSALINDTVGTLAGGRYHDNDVVAAVILGTGTNAAYVERAHAIPKWHGLLPKSGEMVINMEWGNFRSSHLPLTDYDQALDNESLNPSEQIFEKLISGMYLGEILRRVLLRLAKEASLFGDSVPPKLEIPFMLRTPVMSAMHHDTSPDLKVVGAKLKDLLGIPNTSLKARKVVVQICDIVARRGARLAAAGVAGILKKVGRDTAVKGGESVPRTVVAMDGGLYEHYTIFRECLQATFEEMLGAEAAASVVIKLANDGSGIGAALLAASHSQYRELEQS